Below is a window of Geomonas oryzisoli DNA.
AAAGGAAGGGATGGTGGACCGGGGGGAGCGTGAACACTTTACCCTGAGCGAGCCCATCCTGGCAGACGGTGAGACCGTCGGCACGTTCAAAATGGTGTACACCGCCAAGACCATCGACGACAGCATGAGGATGAGCCGGATCCTCATACCGCTGTACCAACTCGGCATGCTCCTCGTCATGGCGTCTGTCCTGATCTGGTTGTTCCGTCTGTACGTCAAGCTGCCGGTGGAGCGGCTCAACCAGGCCATCTCGGGCATAACAGGCGGGGACCTCACCGTCGAGGTGCCGGTACTTCGCGACGATGAGATCGGCACCATAGCGAGCGGGGTACGTTTCCTGGTACAGCGACTGCGCGGGACCGTGGCCAGGATCAATACCAACTCGGACAAGGTGACCAAGGCAGTCCGGCAACTGAACGACACCTTCGACAGGGTCAGGCATGTCATCGACAGCCAGAATGCCTCCACGGGCGAGGTCTCCTGCGCAGTGAGAGACGTCGCAGAGTCCCAGTTGCTGATAGTCACCAACACGGACGATCTGCTTTCTCTTTCCAACGAGAATCTCTCCTCGCTGCTGCAAATGCAGGGCAACTCCGAGGAGATCGCCGGAACTACGGATGATCTCAACAAGAATCTCCAGGACTCCTACTCGGCCCTGACAGAACTGGCCCAGTCAGCCAAAGGGATCACGCATCTAGCCGACGATGCCGCCTCTTTTGTCTCGGCGACCTCGTCGTCGGCGGAAGAGGTATATCGTTCCGTAAAGCACGCGGAGTCGCTGATAAACGAATCTGCCAGGATCAGCACCGCGACCACTGCCATCATTTCCGAAAAGGGGATGGTCGCCATAGATGAGGTGACGGGCGGGATGAAGCGGATCGGCATCTTCATCGATTCGCTCATGTCGGCCATCGAGAATCTCGGCGGCCGATCGCGGGACATCGGCAAGATCCTCAGCGTAATGGAGGAAGTCACCACGCAATCCCGCCTGCTCAGCCTGAACGCCCAGATAATCGCTGCCCAGGCGGGGGAAAACGGCAAGAGCTTCGCGGTGGTAGCGGAAGAAATGAGGCTCCTCTCTGATAAGGCGGCGCTCTCGACCCAGGAGATCGACACCATCGTCAAGGTGATACAGCATGAGATCGAGCAGGTCGTCAAGGAGACGCATGACAGCGTCAACGTGGTCAGAGACGGAGAAACGGTGGTCGGGAAAACGGCCAACGTGTTGATGGAGATCCTGGAGACGTCGCGTCAGGCGACCGACCTCGCCAAAGGGATCGAGCGGGCCTCGATCGAGCAGACCGAAGGCCTGAAGCATGTGGTCACCTCGACTGAGCAGGTGCGCCAGAAGATAGACCAGGTCAACCGAGCCACCAGCGAGCAGGAAAAAGGGACCGCTTTCCTGCTGCAGGCGCTCAATCCGATCAAGGACGCCATGGTGGCGACCAAGCGGGGGACCGAAGAGCAGGTGAAGAGCACCAGGTTCATATCGGCCAACATAGAGCAGGCCAACCAGAAAAATTACGATATCGCGCGCGCGTCCTCGAACCAGCAGGAACTCAACCAACGGGTGCTCGAGGCGCTCGAAGACGTGAAACTGATGGGAAGTTCGACGGTCGAAGAGGTGAAAAGGCTCATCCCCGTCGTCACCGCCCTGCTCGAAGACATGGATGCTCTGCGGCTGGAGATGTCCGGCTTCACGGTAATTACAACCAGTGCCGGAACCGGCGACGTGGGAGGGGAATGGCAATTGAACGCCCCGCCGCCCCTCGTGCCGCTGGCAACGGCATAAAAAAGGAGAAGCAAATGAAGAAGAACGTTGTGGTCATGCTGATGGGTTTGATCTGTTTGATGCTGGCGGCCGGAGCATCGCTCGCCGCCGAGGGGTACCCCCTGCGGGCCAAGTACCCCAAGTTGAAGTACATCAGCACCGAGGAGCTTAAAAAGGATTACGCACGCGCAGTCATCGTCGATGTCCGCTCCAAACTGGAATTCGACGTCATCCACATCGCCAAGGCGGTCAATGTGCCCGTGGCACAGAAGACCTTCGAGAACGAAATCAAGGAACTCAGGAGCAAAAACGAAGCCGGACCGATGGTTTTCTACTGCAACGGGCACACCTGTGAGAAGTCCTACGAAGCCGCGGAACAAGCGACCACGGGCGGAATACACAACATCCTGGTCTACGATGCGGGCATCCACGACTGGGTCCAGGCCAACGCGCAGAAGACGACCCTGATGGGGGAGACTCCGGCGGTCAAGTCCAAGCTTATCCCCGCCGAAAAACTGAAAAGCCACAAGATCAAGTACGCCGAGTTCTCCAAGAAGGCACAAGCGGCTGATGCAATCTGCATCGACATCAGGGAACCGTTCCAGCGCAAGGAGATTCCGAAACTCCCCCGCCTGCGGAACATCCCTTCCGACAGACTGGTGCAACTTCTTTCCGGCACTGAATTCAAAGGGAAGACCTTGTTGATAACCGACGCTGTCGGCAAGCAGGTGGAATGGATTCAGTACTACCTGGAGAAATACGGCATCAAAGACTACTACTTCCTCGAGAACGGCGTGCTGAGCGCCAAGAATTAGCAACAACGATCGGCACGTGCTGTAATGTGACGCGAAAGCCTCATCAGGTTCCTGGTGAGGCTTTCGTTATCACGCATCATGCTGTTGTTGTGAACGATGCTTTGTTACCGCGTCGTATCAGACATAGATATCCTCCCAGACTTCGCCGTCCTCCGGCCAGGGGGATTCCTCCGCGAAACGGACGCTTTCTTCGACTTGGGCGAGGCAGCGCTTGGCGATCTCGTCGAGTCGTTCCTGGGTCGCGATCCCCTCTTCCAGAAGCCTGCGCGACAGGTTGGGGATCGGGTCGCGGCTTTTCCAGACGTCGGTTTCCGAGGAACTGCGGTACTTCGCGGGATCCGACATGGAGTGCCCGCGGAAGCGGTAGGTGACCGCCTCGATGAAGTACGGGCGCTGGCGCTCCCTCACCCACTCGGCGGCCCGCTTGGTGGCTTGGTACATGGCGATGACATCCATCCCGTCGACCTTCTCGCTGGGGATATCGTAGCCACAGGTGCGCCGGTGCAGCGCCGCCTGAGCCGAGGCCCGATGCACCTCGGTCCCGATGCCGTAGAAGTTGTTCTCGCAGACGAACAGTACCGGCAGATCCCAAAGGCGCGCCCAGTTCAGCGACTCGTGGAAGGTCCCCTGGTTCATGGAGCCGTCGCCGAAGAAGCAAGCCGTGACGCGGTCCTCCTCGAGTAGCTGGCTCCCCCAGGCGAGCCCGGTGGCGATGGGGAACTGACCGCCTACGATGGCATAGCCCCCCATGAAATTGAGCTGCGGCGCGAAGAGATGCATGGAGCCCCCCTTCCCCTTGCAAAGCCCGGTCGCCTTGCCGAAGAGTTCCGCCATCACCTTCTTGGGATCGGCGCCTCTGACGATGGCCTGGGCATGGTCGCGGTAGGCGGAAAGAATGTAGTCCTTTTGCTGCAGACCGGCGGTGCAGCCGACCGCTACCGCCTCCTGCCCGGTGTACAGGTGCAAAAAGCCGGTGATGTGCCCCTTCGAATACTGCTCGGCGCAGCTCTCTTCGAACTCGCGGCAGAGCACCATCTGCTCGTAGAAGCCGATCAGTTCCTCCTCCGAGAGCAGCTCTTTCAGAGTCTCAGCCATGATTCTCCTCCTTTACCGAATTAAGCAGCCCCCCCGCCACCAGCTCGCGGCGCTCGCGTTCCGAGGCGTGCAACAAAGTCACGATCTCGGCCCCGTTGACCCGGATCGGGATCTCGGTGGCCCCGTTCAGGGTGAGTTCCCGCACCCCCGGGATGGTGATGCGGTCACCCTGCCGGATCCGGTCGTAATCGGCAGGATCCTTGAATACCAGCGGCAGGATGCCGAAGTTGATCAGGTTGGAACGGTGGATCCTGGCGAAACTCTTGGCGAGCTTCACCCTGATGCCGAGGTAGCGCGGCGCCAGCGCCGCGTGCTCCCGCGAAGAACCCTGGCCGTAGTTTTCACCTCCCACCACCGCGCCGTCCCCTTTTTCGGCCGCCCGCACCGCGAACTCCGGGTCCGCCTGCTCGAACACGAACTTGCTGATGGCGGGGATGTTGCTGCGAAACGGGAGCACCTTGTTCCCCGCCGGCATGATGGTGTCGGTGGAGATGTTGTCCCCCACCTTGATGATCACCTCCACGTCGAGCTGGTCCGGAAGCGCCGGAAACTCAGGGAACGGGACGATGTTGGGGCCGGTCACGATCTCGACCGGGCCGCCGTCCTTAGGAGGCACCTGGATGCCGGAATCGTCCACGAGGTAGCTGTCCGGGTTCTTCACCTCGGGCCAGGGCAGGAGCTCGGAGAGCTTGCGCGGGTCGGTTACCACGCCGTAGACGCCGGCCGCGGCCGCGGTCTCCGGGGAGCAGAGGTAGACCCGGTCTTCCTTGGTGCCGCTACGCCCCGGGAAGTTGCGCGGGAACGTCCGCAGCGAGACCTGATTGGTGCCGGGGGCCTGCCCCATGCCGATGCAGCCGAGGCAACCGGGCTGGTGCACCTGCCCGCCGGCCAAAAGCAGCATCATGAAGCCGCCGTGGGCCACCACGTTTTCGAGCACCTGGCGGCTGCCGGGGTTGATGTGGAAG
It encodes the following:
- a CDS encoding methyl-accepting chemotaxis protein, producing MHKSISVKVVAILLLVLTAGQGVGAYIFISSTRNDFMESLHARMKRGAKQNAGILAEPLVNYNTPLITSFITESLKDADISSIKVIDKNGNTIKEGMVDRGEREHFTLSEPILADGETVGTFKMVYTAKTIDDSMRMSRILIPLYQLGMLLVMASVLIWLFRLYVKLPVERLNQAISGITGGDLTVEVPVLRDDEIGTIASGVRFLVQRLRGTVARINTNSDKVTKAVRQLNDTFDRVRHVIDSQNASTGEVSCAVRDVAESQLLIVTNTDDLLSLSNENLSSLLQMQGNSEEIAGTTDDLNKNLQDSYSALTELAQSAKGITHLADDAASFVSATSSSAEEVYRSVKHAESLINESARISTATTAIISEKGMVAIDEVTGGMKRIGIFIDSLMSAIENLGGRSRDIGKILSVMEEVTTQSRLLSLNAQIIAAQAGENGKSFAVVAEEMRLLSDKAALSTQEIDTIVKVIQHEIEQVVKETHDSVNVVRDGETVVGKTANVLMEILETSRQATDLAKGIERASIEQTEGLKHVVTSTEQVRQKIDQVNRATSEQEKGTAFLLQALNPIKDAMVATKRGTEEQVKSTRFISANIEQANQKNYDIARASSNQQELNQRVLEALEDVKLMGSSTVEEVKRLIPVVTALLEDMDALRLEMSGFTVITTSAGTGDVGGEWQLNAPPPLVPLATA
- a CDS encoding rhodanese-like domain-containing protein → MKKNVVVMLMGLICLMLAAGASLAAEGYPLRAKYPKLKYISTEELKKDYARAVIVDVRSKLEFDVIHIAKAVNVPVAQKTFENEIKELRSKNEAGPMVFYCNGHTCEKSYEAAEQATTGGIHNILVYDAGIHDWVQANAQKTTLMGETPAVKSKLIPAEKLKSHKIKYAEFSKKAQAADAICIDIREPFQRKEIPKLPRLRNIPSDRLVQLLSGTEFKGKTLLITDAVGKQVEWIQYYLEKYGIKDYYFLENGVLSAKN
- the pdhA gene encoding pyruvate dehydrogenase (acetyl-transferring) E1 component subunit alpha; amino-acid sequence: MAETLKELLSEEELIGFYEQMVLCREFEESCAEQYSKGHITGFLHLYTGQEAVAVGCTAGLQQKDYILSAYRDHAQAIVRGADPKKVMAELFGKATGLCKGKGGSMHLFAPQLNFMGGYAIVGGQFPIATGLAWGSQLLEEDRVTACFFGDGSMNQGTFHESLNWARLWDLPVLFVCENNFYGIGTEVHRASAQAALHRRTCGYDIPSEKVDGMDVIAMYQATKRAAEWVRERQRPYFIEAVTYRFRGHSMSDPAKYRSSSETDVWKSRDPIPNLSRRLLEEGIATQERLDEIAKRCLAQVEESVRFAEESPWPEDGEVWEDIYV
- a CDS encoding aconitate hydratase, which translates into the protein MGDNLARKILKEHLVEGELVPGREIAIRIDQTLLQDATGTMAMLEFMATGIPRVKVGLATQYVDHNLLQTDNKNADDHAFLASAAQKFGVHLSKPGNGVSHQVHLERFGVPGTTLLGADSHTPTAAGMGQLAIGAGGLDVALAMAGYPFHLTCPKIWGVKLTGQLQPWVSGKDVILEMLRRHTVKGGVGKIIEYYGPGVATLSVTDRATIGNMGAELGATTTVFPSDENTRAFLKAQGRGELWRELGPDPDAGYDEYDEIDLSQVVPLIACPSSPDNVVPVSEIEGLKVDQVIVGSSVNSSFRDLMTVCRILEGRRIAPGLAFHINPGSRQVLENVVAHGGFMMLLLAGGQVHQPGCLGCIGMGQAPGTNQVSLRTFPRNFPGRSGTKEDRVYLCSPETAAAAGVYGVVTDPRKLSELLPWPEVKNPDSYLVDDSGIQVPPKDGGPVEIVTGPNIVPFPEFPALPDQLDVEVIIKVGDNISTDTIMPAGNKVLPFRSNIPAISKFVFEQADPEFAVRAAEKGDGAVVGGENYGQGSSREHAALAPRYLGIRVKLAKSFARIHRSNLINFGILPLVFKDPADYDRIRQGDRITIPGVRELTLNGATEIPIRVNGAEIVTLLHASERERRELVAGGLLNSVKEENHG